In Pelosinus sp. UFO1, one genomic interval encodes:
- the nifH gene encoding nitrogenase iron protein gives MSKKIKQIAIYGKGGIGKSTTTSNISAALSTMGYKVMQFGCDPKADSTNTLRDGTYIPTVLDTLREKNKVNAQDVIFQGFNGVYCVEAGGPAPGVGCAGRGIITAVQLLKQLNVYEELDLDVIIYDVLGDVVCGGFAVPIREGIAEHVFTVSSADFMAVYAANNLFKGIQKYSNSGGALLGGLIANSINTPYSKDIIDDFVARTKTRVVEYVPRSVTVTQAELQGKTAIEASPNSEQAKVYQSLAKKVIETTESKVPAPLQISELRAWAASWADHLLAIETGEVRGKASGI, from the coding sequence ATGAGTAAAAAAATTAAACAAATTGCTATTTATGGAAAAGGGGGAATTGGTAAATCCACCACGACCTCTAATATTAGTGCCGCGTTATCAACAATGGGTTATAAAGTGATGCAGTTTGGTTGCGATCCTAAAGCCGATTCCACCAATACTTTGCGGGATGGAACTTATATTCCTACAGTGCTCGATACACTGCGAGAAAAAAATAAGGTAAATGCCCAAGATGTGATTTTTCAAGGTTTCAATGGAGTTTATTGTGTGGAAGCTGGTGGACCGGCTCCAGGAGTTGGTTGTGCTGGTAGGGGGATCATTACTGCGGTCCAATTGTTAAAACAGTTAAACGTATATGAAGAATTAGATTTAGATGTAATCATTTACGATGTTTTAGGAGACGTAGTATGCGGTGGTTTTGCCGTTCCCATACGTGAAGGTATTGCTGAGCATGTTTTTACAGTGTCATCCGCCGATTTTATGGCTGTTTATGCCGCGAACAATTTGTTTAAAGGCATTCAAAAATATTCTAATTCAGGTGGTGCGCTGTTAGGTGGCTTGATTGCGAATTCCATCAATACTCCGTACTCGAAAGATATCATTGATGACTTTGTTGCTAGAACCAAGACGCGCGTTGTGGAATATGTTCCCCGTTCCGTCACTGTAACCCAAGCTGAGCTGCAAGGAAAAACCGCGATAGAAGCGTCACCAAATTCGGAGCAAGCGAAAGTGTACCAAAGCCTTGCGAAAAAGGTGATCGAAACTACGGAATCAAAAGTTCCTGCACCATTGCAAATAAGCGAATTGCGAGCGTGGGCTGCCTCATGGGCGGATCACTTATTGGCAATAGAAACAGGCGAAGTGCGTGGCAAAGCATCGGGAATTTAA
- a CDS encoding DUF1858 domain-containing protein, with protein MKITKEMSISEVVEIHPQTVGIFRNYGMGCFGCSAARFENIEQGATAHGINVDALIVDLNKVV; from the coding sequence ATGAAGATTACTAAAGAAATGAGTATTAGCGAAGTTGTTGAAATCCATCCGCAAACAGTGGGGATATTTCGCAACTATGGTATGGGATGTTTTGGTTGCTCTGCTGCCCGTTTTGAAAATATTGAGCAAGGAGCAACGGCTCATGGTATCAATGTTGATGCCTTGATTGTTGATCTTAATAAGGTTGTGTAG
- a CDS encoding amino acid ABC transporter ATP-binding protein, with protein sequence MIEFRNIHKAFGDNEVLKGINCTIPTGSVTVIIGSSGSGKTTLLRSVNFLEKADRGEIILDDIHIDVEKASKADIHKMRQRTAMVFQMYNLFKNKTALENIMEGLTVVKKMPKTEAKDKALYFLEKVGLLNKANSYPSELSGGQQQRIGIARALALNPDVILFDEPTSALDPELVGEVLEVMKKVTQEVNCTLVVVTHEINFAREVADHIIFMDNGVIVEQGPPLEILSNPKEDRTKQFLSRYIAFTEYNI encoded by the coding sequence ATGATTGAATTTAGAAATATCCATAAAGCGTTTGGTGACAATGAAGTATTAAAAGGTATTAATTGCACGATACCCACTGGCTCTGTAACGGTTATTATAGGATCAAGTGGCTCTGGTAAAACAACACTACTACGTTCGGTAAACTTTCTTGAGAAAGCGGATCGTGGAGAAATCATTTTAGACGATATCCATATTGATGTCGAAAAGGCATCAAAAGCCGATATTCATAAGATGCGTCAACGTACGGCTATGGTTTTTCAAATGTATAATTTGTTTAAAAATAAAACTGCTTTAGAGAACATTATGGAAGGTTTAACTGTTGTAAAAAAAATGCCGAAAACTGAGGCGAAAGACAAAGCCTTATATTTTTTAGAAAAGGTTGGACTGCTCAATAAAGCTAATTCTTATCCCTCTGAATTATCAGGTGGTCAGCAGCAACGGATTGGTATAGCACGTGCACTCGCCCTTAATCCTGATGTAATCCTATTTGATGAACCAACTTCGGCACTTGATCCAGAATTAGTAGGTGAAGTCCTGGAAGTAATGAAAAAAGTAACCCAAGAAGTCAATTGTACCTTAGTGGTTGTTACACATGAAATTAACTTCGCTCGTGAGGTCGCCGATCATATCATTTTCATGGATAATGGCGTCATCGTAGAGCAAGGACCACCACTAGAAATACTAAGTAATCCGAAAGAAGATCGTACGAAACAATTTCTATCACGTTACATTGCATTTACTGAATATAATATCTGA
- a CDS encoding amino acid ABC transporter permease gives MNDILEFSFMFDTFLEMLKFVPITLFLAVISMLLASLIGLVSAVVQFRNIPVLKQISNVYLLIGRAIPTMVMLYLVYFGLPLLLMAFTEETGIDTGYQHIPPMVFAIIGLTVHTGAYLSEIFRSALLSVDKGQMEAALSIGMTWFQGFYRILFRQAAVFAMPLLANQFLGLIKSTSVVFTITVVELLGGAKIACAENYRYLETYLVVAMIYWIISIGFEKLSLLAERKIGFFKKGATI, from the coding sequence ATGAACGATATATTAGAGTTTTCTTTTATGTTTGATACTTTTCTTGAAATGCTAAAATTTGTACCGATTACTTTGTTTTTGGCAGTCATTAGCATGCTTTTGGCAAGCTTAATTGGTCTGGTCAGCGCAGTCGTACAGTTTAGAAATATACCGGTTTTGAAACAAATTTCTAATGTCTATTTGCTGATTGGCAGAGCAATACCCACAATGGTGATGCTGTATCTAGTGTATTTTGGTTTACCCCTACTACTGATGGCATTTACTGAGGAAACAGGTATTGATACTGGCTATCAGCATATACCACCAATGGTATTTGCAATTATTGGGCTTACTGTACACACGGGAGCGTATTTATCAGAAATCTTTAGATCCGCATTGCTCTCTGTCGATAAAGGGCAAATGGAAGCAGCGTTATCAATTGGAATGACTTGGTTTCAAGGGTTTTATCGAATCCTATTTAGACAGGCGGCAGTATTTGCTATGCCGCTCCTCGCAAATCAATTTCTGGGCTTGATTAAAAGCACATCCGTTGTCTTTACCATAACAGTAGTCGAACTTTTAGGTGGAGCGAAAATTGCTTGTGCCGAAAATTATCGCTATTTAGAAACTTACTTAGTTGTGGCTATGATTTATTGGATTATAAGTATTGGATTTGAAAAACTCTCTTTACTGGCAGAACGTAAAATAGGATTCTTCAAGAAAGGAGCCACTATATGA
- a CDS encoding M20 family metallopeptidase — translation MKNLTERIHAIVEEIYNELVFLRHTIHENPELSNEEYKTAELVEKILSAWEIQYVRLPNSTAIIAEIKGNIEGNHAIGIRADMDALPIDENTALDYASKTKGVMHACGHDIHTVNLLGTGYVLSQLKDHFSGTVKLVFQPAEEIGGGAQEILDFGVLENPKVTAFLAAHVSEDVKVGQIQVKAEEVMLAASQFTITLTGRGGHASAPHQTDDIILAAAKLIMELQSIPSRKINHIEPAVITVGSIHGGTRGNIIPKELVLIGTIRTQNNKLHPEIHEHINNILTAQECITGVKGIASFRIGSGAVYNDPELTKEFVAATANLIGLDNVLIAKFPNNGSENFYRFSKEVPSVFFRIGVSDNPLESVEPAHSPKFRAADEALKTGVSVMAAAAIAFLQKGRASV, via the coding sequence ATGAAAAACTTGACCGAAAGAATACATGCAATTGTAGAAGAAATATATAATGAATTGGTTTTCCTTCGTCACACAATACATGAAAATCCTGAACTGAGTAATGAGGAATACAAAACAGCAGAATTAGTGGAAAAAATACTTTCCGCATGGGAAATACAGTATGTAAGATTGCCAAATAGTACGGCCATCATCGCTGAAATTAAAGGGAATATTGAAGGTAATCATGCCATTGGTATAAGAGCAGATATGGATGCCTTGCCAATTGATGAGAATACCGCTCTGGATTATGCATCAAAAACTAAGGGTGTCATGCATGCATGCGGACATGATATTCACACGGTAAATCTTTTGGGTACAGGGTATGTATTGTCCCAGTTAAAGGATCATTTCTCGGGTACTGTCAAATTAGTATTTCAACCTGCTGAAGAAATCGGTGGTGGTGCTCAGGAAATACTAGATTTTGGTGTCTTGGAAAATCCGAAAGTAACAGCCTTTTTAGCAGCTCATGTGTCTGAGGATGTTAAAGTCGGACAAATTCAAGTGAAAGCTGAAGAAGTGATGTTGGCTGCCAGTCAATTTACCATTACGCTAACCGGTCGTGGCGGTCATGCTTCTGCACCCCATCAAACAGATGATATTATTTTGGCAGCCGCAAAATTAATTATGGAGCTGCAATCCATTCCAAGTAGAAAAATAAATCATATTGAACCAGCAGTGATTACTGTTGGTAGTATTCATGGTGGTACACGTGGCAACATCATACCAAAAGAATTAGTTTTAATAGGGACAATTAGAACTCAAAATAATAAATTACATCCAGAAATTCATGAACATATAAATAATATTCTCACTGCACAAGAATGTATTACCGGCGTGAAGGGAATCGCATCATTTAGAATAGGATCAGGAGCTGTTTATAATGATCCAGAATTGACAAAAGAGTTCGTTGCTGCAACCGCAAATTTAATCGGCCTAGATAATGTTTTGATTGCTAAATTTCCTAATAATGGTTCAGAAAACTTTTATCGTTTTTCTAAAGAAGTACCATCCGTGTTTTTTCGTATTGGTGTTAGTGATAATCCACTAGAAAGTGTAGAACCAGCCCATAGCCCAAAATTCAGAGCTGCTGATGAAGCATTGAAAACTGGAGTAAGCGTTATGGCGGCTGCGGCTATTGCATTTTTGCAAAAAGGCAGGGCGTCTGTATGA
- a CDS encoding amino acid ABC transporter permease: MGSYFDVGYLIRSFPIILSYVHTTILITFVATIIGIILGSVVALIRINKIVVLDKIAAVYISFIRGTPFLVQLFLVYFGLPELLQKLGYQGIREIPALFYVFIVFSLHVGAYIGEIIRSGILAVDKGQLEAAYAIGMGTIQAYTRIILPQAFSMAIPAICNTVISTLKGTSLVFNVGVIDMMRKADLMGANSHRSLELYIDVAIIYVILVFLLSALSTFLEKKMSNVSIGMGGDSL; this comes from the coding sequence TTGGGAAGTTATTTTGACGTAGGTTATCTCATTAGGTCTTTTCCGATTATATTGTCCTATGTACATACGACAATATTGATTACCTTTGTTGCAACAATTATAGGCATTATTTTAGGAAGTGTTGTTGCATTGATTCGTATTAATAAAATAGTAGTTTTGGATAAAATCGCTGCAGTTTATATTTCTTTTATCCGAGGAACGCCCTTTTTAGTACAATTATTTTTAGTTTACTTTGGACTACCAGAACTTTTGCAAAAACTTGGTTATCAAGGAATTCGTGAGATACCAGCATTGTTTTATGTATTTATTGTTTTTTCACTACATGTTGGAGCCTATATTGGAGAAATCATTCGCAGCGGGATTCTAGCTGTTGATAAAGGACAGTTAGAGGCGGCTTATGCCATTGGTATGGGAACCATTCAAGCTTATACAAGGATTATACTGCCACAAGCTTTTAGTATGGCAATTCCTGCAATTTGTAATACGGTTATTTCAACATTAAAAGGAACATCTTTGGTATTTAATGTGGGCGTGATTGATATGATGCGTAAAGCTGATTTGATGGGAGCTAACAGTCATCGGAGTTTAGAACTATATATTGATGTTGCCATCATTTATGTTATTTTAGTATTCCTACTCAGTGCATTATCAACATTTTTAGAGAAAAAAATGAGTAATGTATCAATTGGTATGGGAGGAGATTCATTATGA
- a CDS encoding transporter substrate-binding domain-containing protein: protein MKTLIKKRGLLQLFLAFLLLTGGAIIAGCGSNSNDKQTVTSNDKVKTYYVATRGTFKPFTYMDDKGELTGYDIEILKEVQKRNKDIKFEFKTMSIESAFVSLTSNQVDIIANQMGRNDERAAKYTFTQEVNNYTSTKITVKGDRNDINTLDDLKGKTMILTPTSEVARVIKKFNETAEPKINLIYTDKGSAESFNLVATNRADAGADYEVAVREAKKTLGLDLKSVGSVISSVPTYFILRKDADSQKLADRIDATVKEMKADGTLKKISDQFLGADYTVVPK, encoded by the coding sequence ATGAAAACATTAATAAAAAAAAGAGGTCTACTTCAGCTGTTTTTAGCGTTTCTATTACTTACAGGGGGTGCAATTATTGCAGGTTGTGGCTCTAATAGCAACGATAAGCAAACAGTAACATCAAATGATAAAGTTAAGACGTATTATGTAGCAACTAGAGGAACTTTTAAACCGTTTACTTATATGGATGATAAAGGTGAATTAACTGGCTATGATATTGAAATTTTAAAAGAAGTCCAAAAAAGAAATAAAGATATAAAGTTTGAATTTAAAACCATGAGTATTGAAAGTGCTTTTGTCAGTCTGACATCAAACCAAGTTGATATTATTGCCAACCAAATGGGACGTAATGATGAACGCGCTGCTAAATATACCTTTACACAAGAAGTGAACAATTATACTAGCACGAAAATTACAGTCAAAGGTGATCGAAATGATATTAATACTCTTGATGATTTGAAAGGTAAAACAATGATTCTAACGCCTACGAGTGAAGTTGCTAGAGTAATTAAGAAGTTTAATGAAACGGCTGAGCCTAAAATTAATTTAATCTATACTGATAAAGGTTCCGCTGAATCTTTTAACTTAGTTGCTACGAACCGTGCGGATGCGGGTGCTGACTATGAAGTCGCAGTAAGAGAAGCAAAGAAAACCTTAGGTCTTGATCTTAAAAGTGTTGGCAGTGTTATTTCCAGTGTCCCTACTTATTTCATTTTAAGAAAAGATGCTGATTCACAAAAATTAGCAGATAGAATTGATGCTACGGTGAAAGAAATGAAAGCTGATGGCACACTAAAGAAAATATCGGATCAATTTTTAGGTGCAGACTATACCGTTGTTCCTAAATAA
- a CDS encoding 4Fe-4S binding protein encodes MNMQQIKRFLGYFIGMLLFFAPFAYYQKALSTWLGGPQATDIHEFCLRIPLLNLLTGKSMEILSVGFISLFLLVSVAFLFGPVFCGRFCASGALPEYLSKFLPNKYKIDWQKSVNPVPIRYGFFIGYLISPFLAGSIACALCNYNMMEKLIVGGVQGDIGPLLSTAIITAILWLGIFGIMAKGGRGFCSYLCPVGALQSAIHSLGARIGFTYKLRFIERKCVACKQCVKQCPMGALSYQDGALSYEIYNCITCRQCETVCSKKAISYGTGERGWQKECLSKDVALESTK; translated from the coding sequence ATGAATATGCAACAGATTAAACGGTTTTTAGGATATTTTATAGGAATGTTACTGTTCTTCGCGCCCTTTGCTTATTATCAAAAAGCACTTTCTACTTGGCTAGGAGGGCCCCAAGCAACGGATATTCATGAATTTTGCTTACGTATCCCTTTGCTAAATCTTTTAACAGGAAAAAGCATGGAAATATTATCAGTTGGGTTTATTTCATTATTCTTATTGGTGAGTGTTGCATTTTTATTTGGTCCTGTCTTTTGCGGTCGCTTTTGTGCTAGTGGAGCCTTACCAGAATATCTTAGTAAATTTCTACCAAACAAGTATAAAATTGATTGGCAAAAGTCAGTAAATCCAGTTCCCATAAGGTATGGTTTTTTTATTGGTTACCTAATATCGCCTTTTCTCGCTGGTTCCATAGCTTGTGCACTTTGTAATTATAATATGATGGAAAAGCTAATTGTAGGCGGAGTCCAAGGTGATATAGGTCCTCTTCTTTCTACAGCAATTATTACTGCTATTTTGTGGTTGGGCATCTTTGGGATCATGGCCAAAGGAGGACGAGGCTTTTGTAGTTATTTATGTCCTGTAGGGGCATTGCAAAGTGCAATACATAGTTTGGGCGCTCGGATTGGCTTTACTTATAAATTGCGTTTTATCGAAAGAAAATGTGTTGCTTGCAAACAATGCGTAAAACAATGCCCAATGGGGGCACTATCGTATCAGGATGGTGCTTTATCCTATGAAATCTATAATTGTATTACCTGCCGTCAATGTGAAACTGTTTGCTCCAAAAAGGCAATTTCTTATGGTACAGGAGAAAGAGGGTGGCAAAAAGAATGCCTCAGTAAGGATGTCGCACTGGAGTCTACAAAATGA
- a CDS encoding pyridoxamine 5'-phosphate oxidase family protein encodes MSINTNSLHEYLNQTKFIVLATNNEQVPIVRTLASFAVDNLTTYFSTGKKTDKVQQIKSNPQVSILFQHENQEIGSFVNATITGKATEITEKIELEKAIKVLSDRSPRFKERVDKGEIDNNIFFRIDPQEVKVLDFSKGLGPNAVEILRV; translated from the coding sequence ATGTCCATTAATACAAATAGTCTACATGAATATTTAAATCAAACTAAGTTTATTGTCTTAGCAACAAACAATGAACAGGTGCCGATCGTAAGAACGTTGGCCTCGTTTGCAGTTGATAATTTAACAACTTATTTTTCAACTGGCAAAAAGACGGATAAAGTTCAGCAAATAAAGTCAAATCCACAGGTTTCTATTTTGTTTCAACATGAAAATCAGGAAATAGGTTCTTTTGTTAATGCAACGATAACAGGAAAAGCAACTGAAATTACGGAAAAAATAGAGTTGGAAAAAGCGATTAAAGTATTATCTGACAGAAGTCCAAGATTTAAGGAACGTGTGGATAAAGGTGAAATTGACAATAATATCTTCTTTCGAATTGATCCACAAGAAGTAAAAGTGCTTGATTTTAGCAAAGGTCTTGGCCCCAATGCTGTTGAGATTCTTAGAGTTTAG
- a CDS encoding O-acetylhomoserine aminocarboxypropyltransferase/cysteine synthase family protein encodes MSEQERKHGFDTVALHAGQIPDRETGARAVPIYQSTSFVLGDTERAARIFALEEFGNAYTRMMNPTQTAFEERVAALEGGVGALAVASGQAAITYSILNIAQSGDEIVSSSAIYGGTYNLFHHTLPKLGIKVHFINPDDPENFRKAITSKTKALYAEVIGNPRIDVLDIENVAKVAHENSIPLIVDSTFATPYLNRPIEWGADIVVHSATKFIGGHGTSIGGIIVDSGNFNWNNGKFPGLVEADPSYHGLSFTEKFGNAAYIFRARVTLLRDIGAAITPFNSFLFLQGLETLSVRLDRHVRNTQKVAEFLEQHKFVSWVSYPGLKSNKYYELGQKYFPKGAGAILTFGIHGGLKAGTKFINNLGLFSHLANVGDAKSLVIHPASTTHQQLLPAQQLSCGITEDLVRLSIGLEDIDDLLYYLEEALEASHLAD; translated from the coding sequence ATGAGTGAACAAGAAAGAAAACATGGATTTGATACAGTGGCTTTGCATGCAGGACAAATACCGGATAGGGAAACTGGGGCTAGAGCAGTACCTATTTATCAGAGTACATCCTTTGTATTAGGGGATACAGAACGAGCTGCCAGAATCTTTGCTCTTGAAGAATTTGGCAATGCGTATACCAGAATGATGAATCCTACACAGACAGCTTTTGAAGAACGGGTCGCTGCATTAGAAGGTGGCGTAGGTGCTTTGGCAGTTGCATCGGGCCAGGCGGCCATTACTTATTCAATATTGAATATTGCCCAGTCTGGAGATGAAATTGTCTCATCATCAGCAATTTATGGTGGCACTTATAATTTATTCCATCACACTTTACCTAAACTTGGCATAAAGGTTCATTTTATAAACCCAGACGATCCTGAGAATTTTCGTAAGGCGATTACTTCTAAAACAAAAGCTCTTTATGCAGAAGTCATCGGCAATCCAAGGATTGATGTTTTAGATATAGAGAATGTAGCTAAAGTGGCCCATGAAAATAGCATTCCTTTAATTGTTGATAGTACTTTCGCGACACCCTATTTAAATAGGCCCATTGAGTGGGGGGCGGATATTGTTGTCCACTCTGCTACCAAATTTATTGGTGGTCACGGAACTTCTATTGGCGGCATCATTGTTGATTCAGGTAATTTTAATTGGAATAATGGTAAATTTCCTGGATTGGTGGAAGCTGATCCTAGTTACCATGGCTTATCTTTTACCGAAAAATTTGGAAATGCTGCTTATATTTTTAGAGCACGTGTCACATTATTACGTGATATAGGGGCGGCTATCACGCCATTTAATTCATTCTTATTTTTACAGGGATTAGAAACACTTTCGGTACGGTTAGACCGACATGTTAGAAATACACAAAAAGTCGCAGAATTCTTGGAGCAACATAAATTTGTCAGCTGGGTAAGTTATCCTGGACTCAAGAGTAATAAGTATTATGAATTAGGGCAAAAATATTTCCCCAAAGGGGCGGGAGCAATTCTTACCTTTGGCATTCATGGTGGACTCAAAGCAGGGACGAAATTCATCAATAATTTAGGCTTGTTTTCTCATTTGGCAAATGTTGGCGATGCCAAGTCCCTTGTGATTCATCCAGCAAGTACGACTCATCAACAATTATTACCTGCGCAGCAGTTGTCTTGTGGTATTACTGAAGACCTTGTGCGTTTATCAATTGGGTTAGAAGATATTGATGATTTACTTTATTACCTTGAAGAAGCATTGGAAGCAAGCCACCTTGCTGACTAG
- a CDS encoding nitrogenase component 1 — translation MPDIEETKNTNSIQQIRYVCSIAAMHSASAIPRVIPIVHCGPGCADKQFMNVAFYNGFQGGGYGGGAVVPSTNSRELDVVFGGEGRLRELIKASIKILDTDLFVVLTGCISDLVGDDVGSVVKEFQEQGVPIVYAETGGFKGNNFTGHELVTRAIIDQYVGEYDGPRQQATVNLWSLLPYHNTFWRGDLTEIKRILEGIGLKVNILFGYESKGVSEWKHIPKAQFNLVLSPWLGLQTAEHLESKYEQPYLHVPVIPIGAQETSSFLRKVAAFAGLDHAPVEEFIRQEEETYYHYLESFSDFYAEYWWGLPAKFAVVGDSAYNLALTKFLVNQLGIIPGKQIITENPPEEYRENIREEYRKIAEDVATDVEFEEDSYIIHQKIRQTNFGHKAPIIFGTTWERDLAKELKGAIVEVGFPASYELVLSRSYVGYRGALALLEKIYTTTVSASA, via the coding sequence ATGCCTGATATTGAAGAGACAAAAAACACCAATTCTATTCAGCAAATACGTTATGTTTGCTCCATTGCTGCTATGCATAGCGCCTCGGCTATTCCCCGCGTCATTCCTATTGTCCATTGTGGTCCTGGTTGTGCAGACAAACAGTTTATGAATGTTGCATTTTATAATGGCTTTCAGGGAGGAGGATATGGTGGTGGTGCAGTGGTGCCGAGTACGAACTCTAGAGAATTAGATGTGGTATTCGGAGGTGAAGGGCGATTGCGAGAATTAATCAAGGCTTCTATTAAAATTCTAGATACAGATTTATTTGTTGTTTTGACAGGCTGCATTTCAGATTTGGTAGGGGATGATGTAGGATCTGTGGTTAAAGAATTTCAAGAGCAAGGTGTCCCTATTGTTTATGCTGAAACAGGTGGTTTTAAAGGTAATAATTTTACCGGTCACGAACTGGTGACGCGCGCTATTATTGATCAATATGTAGGAGAGTATGATGGGCCACGGCAGCAGGCTACTGTCAACCTTTGGTCCCTATTACCATACCATAATACCTTTTGGCGTGGTGATCTCACGGAAATCAAGCGTATATTAGAAGGGATTGGTCTTAAAGTAAACATATTGTTTGGCTATGAATCGAAAGGCGTATCTGAATGGAAGCATATTCCTAAGGCTCAATTTAATTTAGTTCTTTCTCCTTGGTTAGGTCTTCAGACAGCTGAGCATTTAGAAAGTAAATATGAACAACCGTACCTGCACGTACCTGTAATTCCTATTGGAGCGCAAGAAACCAGTAGCTTTTTGCGTAAAGTAGCAGCTTTTGCAGGGCTGGATCATGCTCCAGTTGAAGAGTTTATTCGGCAAGAGGAGGAGACTTATTATCATTATCTAGAAAGCTTCTCCGATTTCTATGCGGAATATTGGTGGGGATTGCCGGCAAAATTTGCCGTTGTTGGTGATAGTGCCTACAATCTTGCGTTAACTAAATTTTTAGTGAATCAGTTGGGGATTATTCCAGGTAAACAAATTATCACGGAGAATCCACCAGAAGAATATCGGGAAAACATTCGAGAAGAGTATCGAAAGATCGCTGAGGATGTAGCCACAGATGTTGAATTTGAAGAAGATAGTTATATTATCCATCAAAAAATTAGGCAAACAAACTTCGGTCACAAGGCTCCTATCATATTTGGCACGACTTGGGAGCGAGATCTTGCCAAAGAGTTAAAGGGAGCAATTGTGGAAGTCGGATTTCCAGCATCCTATGAATTGGTTCTTTCCAGGTCCTATGTAGGATATCGGGGGGCTCTGGCCTTACTCGAAAAAATATATACAACTACAGTAAGTGCTAGTGCTTAG